In the genome of Deltaproteobacteria bacterium HGW-Deltaproteobacteria-6, the window CTGTCCAGATCAGCGCCAGACCGGCGTTGGCCAGATTGCGGTATTGGACTTCTTTCTCCAGCAACTCCTGCTCTTTGAGCTTGCGGTCGGTGATGTCCAGTATGAAAGCGGCAATCTGTTCATCCGGGCCCGGCAGCCTCGTGAGCGTGATTAAGATCGGAACACGGGTTCCATCGGGCCGGATATATTCCTTCTCATAGGATGTGCCGGCTTCCAGTTTGCCGAGCGCTGCGATAGCTTTCTCATCGGCTTGCAGCCATTCGGGCGGTGTGATGGCGCGCCAATCCACTTTGCCGGATTCAAAATCCCGACGCGCAAATCCGATCAGGTTCAAGTAGTAATCATTGGCTTCCAGAACCTTTCCGGAGGCCTCGGCAATAATCATCCCGACGATATTGGAGTCCATGAACCGCCGGACGCGATCATAGGCCAGACGCATATTTTCTTCAGCTTTAATGCGTTCACTGATGTCCACGATGGTGGTTATGAAAAAGAGAGGTTCACGCTGCCGGTCGCGCTGAATGGCCACGCTGATATCCGCCCAGATGTATGATCCGTTTTTATGGAGATAGCGCTTGATAAAACGGATGGAGTCCTGCTCGCCGTTCAGCAGCAAATTCAAATGGCTTTGTATGGCGTCAATATCTTCCGGCGGCGTAACGTCCTGCCATTTCATGTTTCTCATCTCGTCTTCGGCATAGCCCAGCATATCGCAGTAAGCTTTGTTGACATTTATTTCACCCGTCGGAAGTGTAATCGATTTTCCGACACTGGCCGCTTCGAAGACCAGCCTGAATTTCTCTTCACTCCGGCGCAGGGCGGCTTCGGCTTTCTTCCGGAAGGCAATTTCCCGGAAAAGCTTCCAGTTCCAGGCGCCCATTCCCAGCAGAATTATGGCAAATACGGCCAGCGCATACCAAAGCAGGGTATAGTCGAAGCCATGCTCGTAACGGATGGGCAGCCATTTCCGGTAGATATCGTTACGCTGGGTTTGAGAAATGGAATCGAGTGCCTTTTGCAGGATTCCCGCCAGTGGCGCCCAGTCAAGGCGTACAGCCATGGATTGGGCATTAACATAGGGAGTCTCTCCGGCGATTTTGAGGTTCGCCATTTTCAGTTTCGCCATGTAATAACCAACCACCAGCATATTATCGATGTAGGCAAAAACATCGCCGCGCTGCAGCGCTTTCAGGCCTTCCTCGACGGTCTTAACCCGGACGAGTTGAACGGTGGGAAAATCCCTCGGAATCCAGTCCGTAACCGCATAGCCATCAACCACGGCGACCTTTTTTCCCTCCAGTTCATGCATGCCGTCCAGGTACGTGACATCCGCATGGGCGACAATGACAATCGGGATTTTCATGTAAGGCCGGGTAAATGCCCAGAACTTTTCCCGTTCAGGCGTCACGGCCACGGACGTGGTCATATCAATATCTCCACGTTTCAGCCGGGCATAGGCTTCCTGCCAGGTAAGGCCCCGGATGCGCTCAAATTTCATATTCAGCATTTCTTCGATGAGCGCCAGATAATCCCCGGCCATACCGACAAACTCTCCTTTTTCATCGGCAAACTCCACCGGCGGCCATCCCGGGTCCTGAACCACCCGGATAACGGGATGAGCGGCAAGCCAGGCGCGTTCGTCCGCCGTCAATTTTTGAAGAAAGGCAGGCGAAGCCGCAGGAGCCGTATTACCCTGGTCCGCCCGTGCTGCAGGGGCAATGCCCGCAAACCCGATGAAGAGCAACAGCAGCACAACGGCTGCAAGCCCCGGGCGATTTCTTCTTTGTTGAAAACCCATGGAGAATTCCCTTCTCGTGTTTCGTCATTCGTCGTTCGTAGTTCGTGAGGCCCCACGCGGGTGACGCGAGCATTGTTCGTTTTTTACGAGATACGAACGACGTGATACCACCCTGCGGGTGGTAAGCGAGCTACGTCCTTATCGTTTCACGAACCACGAGATACGTCTTTCGTTGTCTCCAGCTCCGCAATCCGCTTTTTGAGTTCGGCCATTTTCAGTTCCCTGCCCACAAAGACCTTATTGGTTTCTTCAAGCTGGGCGATGGTTTGTTTCAGTTCAGCCGTTCGCTCCTGAACCTTCTGCTCCAGTTCGAAGTTGAGCTGATGGATTTGCTCCTCCGCCAGCTTGCGCTCGGTGACATCTCTGAACATCCCGACCAGACATTCTTCCCCGTCGAAAATAAGCGGAGAAGAGCTGATATCGGCGAAAAATACCGTCTTGTCTTTTCTCATGACCGGAATATTCCGCGCGGTTAATATTTCTTTTCTCCGCAGCATTTCAAAGTGACGGATGACGTGCGGGAGGGATTCTTCGGGATGAATATCAGACACTCCCAGCTTCAAAATTTCTTCCGTCGTATAACCCAGCATCTCACATATTTTCCGGTTAGCCATGGAGAGCCTTTGATCGCCAATTCGAGCGATAAGAATTCCATCGGATGCGGAATCAAAGATGGTTCTGAACTTGAGTTCCGCTTCTTTAAGCGCGGCTTCCGCTTTCTTTCGTTCCGTGATATCGCGAATGATCATGCTTGTGCGGTCCTGATGCTCCCGATCCTGGAACAGCGCCGTGGATACCTCCCCCGGAAACGTCGACCCGTCTTTACGCAGAAAGGTCAGTTCACCGGTAAATTTACCGGTCCGGGCCCGTTCCGCAAGCGCCGCGGCCAGGCGCGGGTCCGTGTTATCCAGAATTCCCGCGCGTCCCGCGGTTTTGATTTCGTCCTCGCTTCTGCCGAAAATGCGGCAGGCGGCAGGATTGGCGGCGAGAATTTCCCCGTCCGGAGTCGTAAGCAGGATGGCATCGTAACTGGAATTGAATAAAAGCCGGTAGCGCTCCTCGCTTTCGTCCAGCACGGCGGCGGCCTGAATGGTGGAGAGATGGTCCGAAAGAACGGTGCCGGCCAGAATGGTCGCCAGCGGATATAGCAGGAGAATGGGAAGACCCAGACGTTTGAATGTTGCCAGCCAAACGCCCTCGGGCAGCGTGACCATCAGGGCCACCATTACCGCATGAACGGCAAGTCCCATGCTGTACAGGCGAAGGATCGACGGCGGCGAAATGAAGGGCTTGAAGCGATAGTAAGCCACAAGGCCGATGATTGATGACTCCAGAATGACCAGAACGCCCATCGCCGTGCCGATGCCGCCCAGCGCGACACGGCAGGCAAGAACGATGGCGCAGGACACAGCGGCTGTCCAGGGTCCGAAAAACAGGGCGCAAAGGCTGAGCATGACGGAGCGGCCGTCGAAAATCAGTCCCTGACCCAGATTGAGCGGCCGCAGCATGCCGAGTACGGCCACGCTGCCGAACAAAACACCCTGAAGCAGAACACCCGTGCGGGTATCCCGGGGCCAGCGCCTGTCGATGAACCCGGAGATTACGCTCAAGGCCACCAGAAGCGCCAGATTCAAAATCAAGTCGAGATAAACCATGTCCCCCCTTTAAAGAATAATTACGGCGATCCTCAATCGTTGTAATCGTCTTTTAAAATCGCTGTAATCTTTCCCTAATCACGTTTTTCCCTCCAGCTCAGCGATTCTTTTCTTGAGTTCCATCATCTTCAGCTCCCTGCCCACGAATACCCGGTTCAGATCTTCCAGCTGGGCGATGGTGCTGCGCAGTTCGGCTGTCCGTTCACCGATTCTCTTTTCCAGATCTTCGTTGAGCTTGCGGATTTCTTCGAGCGCCGCCTCCTTCTGGGACTCCGCCTGTTTACGCCCGCTGATATCACGGATAATCATGCTGGTTTTGAGCTTGCCTTCGGCGTCTCTGAAAATAACGGAAGATATTTCGCCCGGAAACTTCGTGCCGTCTTTGCGCAGGAAAGTGAGTTCGCCGGCAAATCTTCCCGTCCGCTCCCGTTCTTCCAGCGCTTTCGGCAACCGCGGATCGGAAGCATCAACAACACCGTCTCTGCCTATCCTGCATATCTCAGCTTCACTCCTCGCGAAAATACGGCAGGCTGCCGGGTTGGCTTTCAGGATATTCCCGCCCGGTTCCGTCAGCAATACGCCATCCATACTGTTTTCAAATAAAGAACGATACCGTTCCTCGCTTTCCCGCAGGGAAAATTCAGCCTGTTTTCTTGACGCAATTTCAGCTTCCAGCGCCGAGTTGACCTCTTCGAGCTTCAGCATCTTATGTTCCAGTTTGCGGATCAGGGCTTCGTTGTACTCCTTGAGCACAACTTCCTCCGTATTCTGTTCCCGAGGTAAACTTGATTTTCCGTCTCTATTGGCCATCAGGACCGGCTCAATCCGGTTCAGAAATTCCGCAGGCTCCGTCGGTTTGACGATGAACGCATCCGCGCCCATGTTGAGCGCGAGTTTCTCGTCTCTCGGATCGGTATAGGTCGCCGTATAGAAGATGAAAGGGATATGCCGCAGCTGCTCGTCCTTTTTTAGAATTCTGCAAAAGGTAAAACCATCCATTTCCGGCATCAGGATATCCGATATGACCATATCCGGCACGTTGGCCCGCACCTGAGCCAGAGCTTCGCTGCCGTTATGCGCCTCTTCGACTGTGTAGCCCTGGCCTGTAAGCAGCATGCGCAGAAGATAGAGATTTTCATCATTATCATCGACGATTAAAATATGCTTCATGACGTGGTTCCTCCCTTTAACGGCAGGGTGAAGGTAAAGGTGCTGCCCTTTTCCCAGACACTGGCGGCGCTTATTTCACCGCCCATTAAATCGGCCAGACGCCGGCAGATAGCGAGCCCCAAACCTGTTCCTTCACTCTTTCGCGCGATGCCCGTGTCCAGTTGCCGAAACGGTTGAAAGAGTTCCCGCAGATCTTCAGGGCGGATGCCGATTCCCGTGTCAGAGACGCTGATTTGCACGGCAGGCACGGGATTTGACGTCCGGTCCGCGAAGGCCGGCCGGTATCCCGGGATCACCGCCGCGGACAATGTGATTATGCCCTGCTCCGTAAACTTGACGGCATTGGAAAGCAGGTTGAGCAGAACCTGTTCGACGCGGCGCTCATCGCCAACGGCTTCACCCACATCCGGCCCGATGCTGACGTTCAGGGTAAGGGCTTTTTTCGCGGCTGAAGGCGCCACCGTGGCTGCGGCTTTCTCAATCACGGCACGCAGGTCGAAAGGCTCGGCATACACTTTATACTGACCGGCCTCGATCTTGGATATGTCGAGCACATCGTTGATGAGCGATAAAAGATGCTGTGAGCTGCCCTTTACCATCCCCAACTGCTTTCTTTGCTCGTCGGTGAGGGGACCCGCGAAGCCCTGCAGGATGATCCCGGTAAAGCCGATGATCGAATTAAGCGGCGTGCGGAGTTCATGGGACATCGCCGCCAGGAAAGCGGATTTGATGCGGTCAGCCGCTTCGGCGCGCTCTTTGGCCACAGCCAGCTCATCCAGCGTTTTCCGGAGGGATTCTTCCATGATTTTGCGCTTGGTAATATCATTGCCTACGGACAGGATTTCCGTCAATGTGCCCGATTCATCGAAGATCGGTTTGTTCGTCCAGGCAATCCAGACCTTTTCGCCGTTTTTCCTGATATTTTCATTTTCATTAAAGGTATGTGTTTCGGGATTGCGGATAATATCCTCGATAAGCCAGGCAAGGTCTCGTCCTGACGATTCCAGAACCGGAACGATGGAACCCAGGATGTTCCGGCCGATGATTTCCGACTCGGCAAAACCGAAAAATTTCTGAGCGTAGGCATTGAAAAAAGTAATGGATCCGTCGGGGCCCCATCTCAAAATGATGCTGTTGGCGCTTTCGACAAGGTCGCGGTACTTTTTTTCGCTTTGCAGCAGGGCTGTTCTGACGATGTCTCTCTCTTCTATTTGCCGGACCAGCTGTTCGTTGGCGGCAACCAGCGAAGCGCTTCGTTCTTTAACAATTTCTTCGAGATGCTCTTTGTAATCTTTCAATTCGCGCTCGGCGACTTTGCGGTCCGTGATGTCCCGTATGGATTCTATCGCGCCGGAGATGTTTCCTTCGCCGTCGATCAGGACTGATGCCGCGCCGGAGAGGTAGCGGTTGAGCTGAGTATTATATCGTTCAGCGTGCAATGTGTTCTCTCTTTTCTCCAGATAGTCGTAAGTTTCCAACCGGGCCGGGTCGCTTTCTTTCATGACCAGATCAATCAGGATGGGACGGCGTTCTCCGAAAAAGGGGATGGCATATTCGTAATCGCATTTCCCGATCATGTCTTTTTTGGATATGCCGCTCAAAACCTCCATCGCTCGGTTCCAGGCAATGACCTTTCCACGGGTATCGACGGCGAACGTCGCATCAGGGAGGAATTCAATAATGTCATACAACTGCTTCCGGGCGGTAGAGCGGGACTTCTCTGATTCACTCCGTTCGTGCGTCAGCACCGATAAACAAAGCGTAATGATGGAAATGACCCCGATATAGGTTTGAAGATAAAGGAGCGATTTTTGTGAGAGCTGACCGGTGAGAGAACCGGCGCCGCCGATGATGGAGAGAATCGCAATTCCTGAAACCAGGATTACGGCCGCCGCCGAATACAAGCGCCCGAATCTTAATGCAATCCAGACCAGGGGAGGAATAATCAGGTAATCCAGCTGATAATCGTAACCGAAGATCACACCCGTCGTTATCATCAAAACGACAAATACCATTACCGCTTCGATTAACTGTGCTCCGGTAATCGTTTGCGGCACCTTTTTTGTAAGCATGATGATCATCGGGGAAATGATCAATATTCCGGCGGCATCGCCCAACCACCAGGTAAGCCACATTTGAGAGGCAACCGGCCATTGCCCGGTAGCCAGACAAAAGCTTACGACCCCGATCGAGGGACTGACCAGGGTGGCAAGCAGGCTTCCGAAAATAATGAAAACGAAGAGCTCTCTAATCGTGTTAAAGGGGTTTTCAGTTGCGGCAAAACGCCTGATGAACCAGGCTCCGATCAATCCCTCAAGCATGTTGCCGAAGGCGGTGGTGAGAGACGCCGCAAGATAGTACGCAGGTGCAAGACCTGCGCCTTTCAGGGCAAGCACATTGGCGAAAAAGGCGCCGACGAAAACCGCCGGCCCCATCTTGTATCCCCAGAGCAGAACAACAGCCAGAGCAATGCCGGAGGGCGGCCAGACGGATGTGGCGTTGGTGTTGCCGACGGCCAGCAGCAAGGACAACCTGGCCGTTATAAAATAGATAACGGCCGCGGCAATCATCATACCGCCGAAACGCAGACTGATGTTTGTTTCTCCGCTTTCTGCTTTCATAAGCACCTGCTAATCTTTTAAATCATTTCTTCTCCAACTCATCAATCTTTCCCTTGAGCTCCCGCATCCGCAATTCCCGGTCTACGAATACTTTATTGATCCGCTCCAATTCGGCGGTTTTAGCCGATAATTCAGCGGTGCGCTCAATGACTTTCTGCTCCAGGCTTGCATTGAGCGAAACGATCTCTTCTTCCGCCTTCCTGCGATCGGTAACATCCCACACCGTTGATATCACCAGTTGCTTGCCGGGAATTGAAGTATTTTTGGCCGTAATATAAGTCGTTCCTTCTCCCTTGCGGATGATGGGCACATTTTCCCAGAACATTCGGGCCGGATCGCCGCTCTCCATGTCGGTCAATACCCTCGTCCGTACTTGTTCTCTTATCTTTTCGTCTTCATAAACCACTTGCCAGAACGCGTCCGGATCTTTAAGCGCATCTCTGGTCGTGCGGTAAAATTTGGGGAAATTGTCATTCATGTACTCAAACTTCACGGAAGGATAGACGGCGTTGACGGCGACGCCGATCGGAAGGGAGTCCATAACGGCTGTAATCATCTCTTTGCTCTGGCGAAGCTCCAGCTCGGCCTGCTTCTGGGCGGTCACATCGATGGCCGTCGTCAGGAAATACGCAGGTTGATGGTCCGAATCCCGCATCAATTTCACACTGACATCCGCCCAGACAACGGCGCCGCTCTTGTGCAGATAGCGCTTCATAAAACGGGCGGTATCGGTTTCACCCGCGAGCAGCGTATTCATTATTTTCTCGTTCGGTTCGACGTCGTCGGGATGCGTCAACTCCTGCCATTTTTTATGAACCAGTTCATCTTGTGCATATCCCAGCATCACACAGAAAGCTTCATTAACCTGCATTTCACCTGTCGGCTGCATGATTGATTTCCCCGCGTTGGCTGCCTCAAATACCTGGCGGAATTTTTCTTCGCTGGCCTGCAGCGCCACGGCAGCGTCCAGTTCCCGGTGATAAAAGATGTTGCGCTGGCGCTGCCAGAAAATCCAGACCGCCGCCGCCGCTCCGAAAATGAACACACACACCATGAAAATCATCATGAGAAGATGTTGTCGAACAGGCGCGTCGATTTCATTTCTGTCCATACGCGCAACCATAAACCAGGGCGAATCCGGCACCGGCTTGAGCGCGGCCAAAACCCGCTTGCCGCGGTAATCGATGCCGTCCATGACGCCTTCTTCTCCGAGGGCTGCGCGGGCGGCCGGCAGATCCTGCCGGGACAGGGAAAAGCGCAGTTTAAGCGCCGTGCCTTTTTGAAATTTCAGTTCGTTTAAAAAGACCACCTCGTTGCCTTCGCGGCGGACGAGCAGTGTTTCCGCCGTTTTAACGGGTGTCGGCCAGCGCGAAATCATCGGATAGAGATAAACAGTCGGATCGATAACTAGGGCAACCGCGCCCAGAAAACGGCCATTTTCGACAATCGGATTGATGATAGACAGTGAAATGGGCCGATCGGGGGCTTCCCGATGAAGATCCAGGAAAACAGTTTTTCCGGATTTTCGAATCGCCGGAATGAGCTTCTGAATTTCATCGCATGTCCGGGGCGATTCGGAGACAACAGACTGCCGCACCCGGCCTGACGCGTCCATCAAAATCACATTCCTGTAATAGTAAACGGACGACAGTTGACCAAGCCAGAGCCGCATATGCTTATTCGCGCCGGCGTCCGCCGGCTGGTCCATCACCCGGCGCACCAGCTGAGCAAAAACGATGTTTTTCTGCAGCAGCAAACCGTCCGAAAGGCGTTCATTGCGCCACTGAACGATTTCCGCCACCTTCAGTTCCGCGATGGAAGACAGGGTGTTTTCCACTTCCATCCGGTGATTTTTCTCATAATTCCGGTAATACATGTATCCGGTCGCCGCAATACCGGTGGCAATCAGAACAAACAGGGTAATGAGGGCTACCGGCACGTTTTTTTCTTCACGAAACGTCAGGGGTGAACGAAGGAACGAGTGGCGGAATACACCCCAGAAAATAATGAGCAATCCTGCGGCGATGAGCGGAAGCAGCGGATTAAACGTGAAATTGCGAATAATCGTGAACGCCGGAACAGCCGCAGCGACAGCCATGATGAATGTCCCCAGTCCGATGGTCAGAAATTGGCCCCGGTCCCGGCGGGCAATTCGAACAGACGTGGCGGACAACACCGTGATGCCTATGACCACCAGCGCGTAGGAATAAACAAGGTGAACCCACATCCAGGGGCCGGGGATCCTCGCGCCGGTCTGGGCGATAAAAAATTGGCCCGCCTGGTGGAAGGCAACCGGCCTGATCACCCAAAACCCGTGCAGGGAACTGGTCCATATCACACCCTGCGTGATGATCGGAATAATGAGAAGGGCCGCAAGACGCCGCGGCGTCAGCCAGTTGGCGTGTCCGGTGAACTGAAGCATGAAAGTGATCCAGACCACAGGCAGCGTGGCAAGACTGATAAACCGTAAATCGAACCAGAAAAGCGCCCACTCTCCGGTCGGCGCGATAATGGACAGTCCTTCCATGAGCGCCATCAGGCAGATAAGCAGGCAGACCCACATAAATGCCGTACCGCCTGCCACATGACGATGGCGCCTGGAATAATCGGCCAGAAATCCCGAAATAGCAACCACGGCGGGAATGGACAAAAGATACAAAATGAGCGCCCGGTTCAAGTCTGATTTCCTCCTTTGGGTCAATCAGGCCATCATGAAGGATTGACGGTAAAGGTTTTCAAATTGACGAAGCCCTGTTGATGACTAATTCTATAGGGATAATTTATAAAGTCAAATTTAATTTTATCGCAGGTTTGCGGTCCTGGCCCGTCTGATTATTTACGGCATCCCGAAGGCCGGTTCGCGTCGCGGATATCTTGCCAGGACAACCATCACGAGTTATACTTTTAACCATGAGGCAGGGACTTGTATTCAAAATAATCTGATCTATAGACATGATGAAAATATATCGCCGTGAAGACAACCCTGAAAAGGACGTTTTTTCAACTGTATGGTAAAAATAACAAAGTTCTGTTATGGTTTGCCGTCGTCATTCCAAAAATCATAAAGTGAGAAGAGACATGCCGCAGGAAGACTTGAGTAAGCTGAAAATCGACCAATCGGTCAAAAAAAGTGTTACAGGCGGCCGGATCAAAAAACCCTTCGTGATCGCCGGTCTGGTTTTCCTGCTGATCATCGGCGCTGTTCTGTACCGGCTTGGCGTGATTTCTCCTACGGCCACGGTGGATGTAACGACCGTTTCACTGGTGTATCCCGCTCAGTCCCTGTCGGTATTGAACGCCAGCGGTTACATCGTCGCTCAGCGCAAGGCGGCGGTAGCCTCCAAAATAACCGGTCGTCTGACGGCGCTTCTGGTTGAAGAAGGCAATCTGGTGAAAAAAGGGCAAATTCTTGCGCGGATGGAAAACGCCGACGTCACCGCCGGGAAAGGTCAGGCTGCGGCCAATCTGGCCAACGCGAAGGCGATGCTCAGGCAGGCGGCGGTGGAACAGGATAATCTTCAACAGGAACATGACCGTTACCGGAGACTGATCGCCGGCGGTTATGTGACTCAATCGGAATACGACGCGATCCATACCCGTTACCTGCGCTCGCAGGAAGCGGTAAAAGGGGCGCGGGCCGCAATGGAAGCGGCCGCAGCCGCGCTTTCGGGCGCTGAAGCAAGCATTGATTACACCTTGATCCGGGCTCCGTTTGACGGTGTGGTGCTGACTAAAAATGCCGACGTAGGCGATATCGTTACCCCGCTGGGAGCATCTTCCACGTCCAAAGCCGCCGTCGTCACGCTGGCCGATATGGATTCGCTGCAGGTGGAGGTTGATGTATCCGAAACCAGTATCACACTCATCAAAGTCGGGCAGCCCTGTAATATTCAGCTTGACGCCCTCGCCGACCTTCGCTTCCGCGGCGTCGTGCATGCCATTGTGCCGACGGTGGACCGCGCCAAGGCAACGGTTCTGGTAAAAGTGCGGTTTCTGGACAAAGATATCCGGATGCTGCCGGATATGAGCGCGAAAGTGTCTTTTTTGTCCCGTAAACTCGCGGAGGAAGAGATCAAACCCAGATTGGCCGTTAATCAGTCGGCACTGGTCCGTGTGAAAGAAAAAAATATCGTCTATCTGATTCAGGAAAACAAAGTGCGCATGACGGCCGTATCCACAGGCGGAAAATTAGGAGACATGCAGGAGATCACGGCAGGCCTGAAACCGGGCGACCGCGTCGTGCTCAAACCCGAAGGACTCACGGACGGAGCAAAGATCAAGGTGGCGGAGAGGTAATTCGTAGCTCGTAGCTCGTCGTTCGTAGCTCGAAGTTCGCTTGCCACCCGAGAGGGCGGTATCTCGTTAAGAGACGAGTCACGAGATACAAACATCGAGACACAAGGAGGTATTTTCCATGCGCGTGTTTAAAAATGCCGAATTTATTTCCTGTGAAGAGAAAAATCGCATCTTCACCTGCCTGGTGGAAAAGGACGGGAAAATTGCATTTTCCGGCGATCAGTTGCCGGAAGAATTCAAGCCGGGCGAACCGGTGGATCTAAAAAACCGGTGCGTTCTCCCCGCGTTCGGCGACACGCACATGCACTTCAGCTCCTTTGCCTACTTCAATTCCGGCCTGGACTGCCGTGACGCGGGCGACTTTGCAGAACTGGGAGAACTCATCCGCGCCTCGATCGACCGGAGGAAAAAAGAAAAAGTCATCCTCGGCTTCGGCTGTTCGGCGCACACCGTCCGCGAAAAAAAACTTCCGGACCGGCATGACCTGGATCGCATTACCGACCGGCCCCTGATGATTATCAAATACGACGGCCATGCCGCCGTCGGGAATTCCGCGCTGATAGCTAAAATGCCGGCTGCAATTCTTTCCGACCCGGGATTTGATAAAGACACGGGCTGGTTTTATTTGAACGCTTTTTATCTGGCGGTAAACCGCATTACGGCATCCGTTTCGCTTCCGGAGCTTTTCAGAAACCTGATTGCGGGAAGCGATGCGCTTGCCCGGAGAGGAATTGCTCTGGTGCATACGGCGGAAGGGGTCGGGTTCCCGCTGGATCTGGATGTGGATTTCATGCGCTTCGCCAACCGAGGCCTGCCGCCATTGTTTCAGGTTTTTTTTCAGACAATGGATGTCAAAAAAGTCCAGCGCCGCAAGTTGCCCCGCATCGGCGGCTGCTTTGCCAATGCGCTCGACGGCTGTTTCGGCTCGGAAGACGCGGCGCTCAAAGCGCCCTACACCAATAACCCCGCCAACCGGGGCACGCTTTTTTATCCGCAGGCCGCAGTCAACGACTTTGTGATCCAGGCCAACCGCGCCGGTCTGCAAATTGCGGTGCACGCCATCGGCGATGCGGCCATTGATCAGGCGCTGACCGCTTATGAAACGGCACTCAAGGATTTTCCCCGCACCGGCCATCGTCACATTATCATCCATGCCGACCTGATGGATGCAAAGGCTATTGAAAGAGCTGCAAAGCTCAATCTCTGCATCGCCCTGCAGACGCCGTTTTTATACTGGCCGCAGGAGCCGGTGGAATACCTTCAGCGTATTCTGGGACAACGTGTGGATAATCTGATACCGCTCAAAAGCATGCTGGATGCCGGCCTGACCATTGCGGGCGGCTCCGACGCGCCCTGCACGCTGCCCGATCCTGTCGCCGCGATTTTCGCGGCCTGCAATCACCCCAATGCGAATGAATCCGTATCGGTTCTGGACGCTCTGCGCATGCACACGTCATCGTGCGCGAAACTTTCTTTTGACGACAACACGCGGGGAACGCTGACGAACGGGAAGCTTGCGGATTTTGTCGTACTGGATAAAAATCCCCTGCAGATGCCAGCGGAGCAGCTCAACACCATCAAGGTCGAAGCCCTGTATCTGAAAGGTGAAAAATATGAAAGACAGGGGGAGCGAAGCATTGGGAGCCTGTTGATGGATTCGGTAAGGAATAAATATGGACGATAGGCTGTAGGCTGAAGACCGAAGGCAAAACCATCAACTCTTGTCATTGACAAATAAGCAAATATTGAGATTACATCCAGGGAAATGATGATCGAAGAAAAAAAAGCAATTGTTGAAATCAACAATATTTATAAGTCCTATCATCGGGAAAGCCTGGTGGTGCCTGTGCTGTATGATATCACCTTTGACATTGCCGAAGGGGAATTTCTGGCCTTGATGGGACCGTCCGGTTCCGGCAAGACCACACTTTTAAATCTGATCGCCGGCATCGACAAGGCGGATTCCGGCACCATCCATGTGGGCGATATCGACATCACCACGCTTTCGGAGACCGAACTTGCGGCCTGGCGCGCAAATTCCGTCGGCTTCATCTTTCAGTTTTATAATCTGATTCCCGTACTCAAGGCGGTGGAAAATGTCGAGTTGCCGCTGCATCTGACCACGCTGTCCAAAAAAGAAAGGCGGCAACATGCGGAAATGG includes:
- a CDS encoding metal-dependent hydrolase with the TIM-barrel fold protein, with the protein product MRVFKNAEFISCEEKNRIFTCLVEKDGKIAFSGDQLPEEFKPGEPVDLKNRCVLPAFGDTHMHFSSFAYFNSGLDCRDAGDFAELGELIRASIDRRKKEKVILGFGCSAHTVREKKLPDRHDLDRITDRPLMIIKYDGHAAVGNSALIAKMPAAILSDPGFDKDTGWFYLNAFYLAVNRITASVSLPELFRNLIAGSDALARRGIALVHTAEGVGFPLDLDVDFMRFANRGLPPLFQVFFQTMDVKKVQRRKLPRIGGCFANALDGCFGSEDAALKAPYTNNPANRGTLFYPQAAVNDFVIQANRAGLQIAVHAIGDAAIDQALTAYETALKDFPRTGHRHIIIHADLMDAKAIERAAKLNLCIALQTPFLYWPQEPVEYLQRILGQRVDNLIPLKSMLDAGLTIAGGSDAPCTLPDPVAAIFAACNHPNANESVSVLDALRMHTSSCAKLSFDDNTRGTLTNGKLADFVVLDKNPLQMPAEQLNTIKVEALYLKGEKYERQGERSIGSLLMDSVRNKYGR
- a CDS encoding efflux RND transporter periplasmic adaptor subunit; translated protein: MPQEDLSKLKIDQSVKKSVTGGRIKKPFVIAGLVFLLIIGAVLYRLGVISPTATVDVTTVSLVYPAQSLSVLNASGYIVAQRKAAVASKITGRLTALLVEEGNLVKKGQILARMENADVTAGKGQAAANLANAKAMLRQAAVEQDNLQQEHDRYRRLIAGGYVTQSEYDAIHTRYLRSQEAVKGARAAMEAAAAALSGAEASIDYTLIRAPFDGVVLTKNADVGDIVTPLGASSTSKAAVVTLADMDSLQVEVDVSETSITLIKVGQPCNIQLDALADLRFRGVVHAIVPTVDRAKATVLVKVRFLDKDIRMLPDMSAKVSFLSRKLAEEEIKPRLAVNQSALVRVKEKNIVYLIQENKVRMTAVSTGGKLGDMQEITAGLKPGDRVVLKPEGLTDGAKIKVAER
- a CDS encoding ABC transporter ATP-binding protein; amino-acid sequence: MIEEKKAIVEINNIYKSYHRESLVVPVLYDITFDIAEGEFLALMGPSGSGKTTLLNLIAGIDKADSGTIHVGDIDITTLSETELAAWRANSVGFIFQFYNLIPVLKAVENVELPLHLTTLSKKERRQHAEMALNMVGLGHRMDHYPSEMSGGEQQRVAIARAIVTDPTILVADEPTGDLDRVSAEEILSMMERLNQDMGKTIIMVTHDPRAASRASVLRHLDKGYLNHDARQNPL